A stretch of Malus sylvestris chromosome 11, drMalSylv7.2, whole genome shotgun sequence DNA encodes these proteins:
- the LOC126589883 gene encoding sodium/calcium exchanger NCL-like, giving the protein MSNITKTANWVVLVLLVITVKVSGRSFGLNTRSTSSSQLVSDGTDHAYQNQSSCSLLLLKGVENIDSTESSCEQLYGFLPCSDSVFGHVFLMVVYEYLLFHGESYLAAGGEQIFKILGPGVFGASAFHVIGALPESLLLLASGFFNSKEVAQEYVYTGVGLLAGSSILSLTILWGTCVIVSSQQFSDNQSSKASNESDSSLLSWKRLPASLTDCGITTDLETSSLAKIMICSVVPFLIMQMAKIFPSSSGERIAILTALSVSVVFLLLYFIYQIFRPWVQKRRLEFVKHGHLISSILQHVQKHALARVLTVKGAPNIPAIRRLFEEVDEDGDNYISLTEVKELLREIKFISTEDDTDKGTAEVMKQFDLDHDGKINKDEFINGFTKWIEEIKSVHKQNTERSLENIYEVFQPWIENRRREREMKKNLMSEVLRHVQSNSLGSIVTNDGMPDIPNIRRLFEKIDLDGNNYISQSELRKLIGDIKFGKIPGDVDESVVKLIEELDTSGDQLISEEEFVTGLTKWINKSNDQAPPSLESEDDIYQRTWDETDKLVDEEYSSGGAVDKSKWAWMKAITYLVLGFVVLAVLAEPLIDSVQDFSTAASIPSFFVSFVLVPLATNARQATSAIKAASRKTPRTTSLTFSEIYGGVFMNNVLGFSVLLAIIYAREMAWDFSAEVLVVLIVCTVMGLIASFVSTFSLWTSFLAYLLYPISLLLVYILNDVLNYT; this is encoded by the exons ATGAGCAACATCACGAAAACTGCAAATTGGGTTGTTTTGGTTCTTCTTGTAATAACAGTGAAAGTCAGTGGTCGTTCTTTTGGACTCAATACTCGGAGTACTTCGTCTTCCCAATTGGTTTCAGATGGAACAGATCATGCATATCAAAATCAAAGCAGCTGCTCCCTCTTACTTCTCAAAGGAGTTGAGAATATCGATTCCACAGAGTCGTCTTGCGAGCAGCTTTACGGGTTCTTGCCATGCTCCGACAGTGTTTTTGGGCATGTGTTTCTAATGGTGGTCTATGAGTACTTGTTGTTTCATGGTGAGTCGTATTTGGCGGCTGGAGGTGAACAGATTTTCAAGATTTTGGGTCCTGGTGTGTTTGGTGCTAGTGCTTTTCATGTCATCGGTGCCCTTCCTGAGTCTCTATTACTTCTTG CTTCTGGATTTTTTAACTCCAAGGAAGTCGCTCAGGAGTATGTCTATACTGGAGTTGGGCTGTTGGCTGGATCATCAATTTTGAGCTTAACAATACTTTGGGGGACTTGTGTAATTGTCAGCAGCCAACAATTTTCAGATAATCAAAGCTCTAAGGCTTCCAATGAGTCAGATTCATCACTTTTATCATGGAAAAGACTGCCTGCATCATTGACAG ATTGTGGTATTACAACGGATTTAGAGACCAGCAGCCTTGCGAAGATAATGATTTGTTCAGTAGTACCATTTCTTATCATGCAAATGGCAAAAATCTTTCCATCCTCTTCCGGGGAACGCATCGCAATCTTGACTGCTCTCAGTGTTTCTGTTGTATTCTTATTATTGTACTTCATTTATCAG ATCTTCCGTCCCTGGGTTCAAAAAAGAAGATTAGAATTTGTGAAACATGGGCATTTGATTTCAAGCATTTTACAACATGTCCAAAAACATGCACTGGCGAGAGTCCTCACTGTAAAAGGGGCACCAAATATACCTGCTATAAGAAG ACTATTTGAGGAAGTAGACGAAGATGGTGACAATTATATATCGCTTACTGAAGTAAAAGAACTTCTTCGTGAAATCAAATTCATATCAACGGAAGACGATACTGATAAAGGAACAGCAGAAGTGATGAAACAGTTTGATCTGGATCATGATGGGAAGATTAATAAAGATGAATTCATCAATGGCTTCACAAAATGGATTGAGGAGATCAAGTCAGTGCATAAACAAAATACCGAAAGATCGTTGGAGAACATATATGAG GTCTTTCAACCTTGGATTGAAAATAGAAGACGAGAACgtgaaatgaagaagaatttAATGTCAGAAGTACTAAGACATGTCCAAAGCAATTCACTTGGAAGCATTGTCACAAATGACGGCATGCCTGATATACCAAATATCAGAAG GTTGTTTGAAAAGATTGATCTCGATGGAAATAATTATATATCGCAATCAGAATTGAGAAAACTGATCGGAGATATCAAGTTTGGTAAGATTCCGGGAGACGTGGATGAATCAGTTGTAAAATTGATAGAAGAACTTGACACAAGTGGAGACCAGTTGATCAGTGAGGAAGAATTTGTTACTGGATTAACAAAATGGATAAACAAATCCAACGATCAAGCTCCTCCGTCACTTGAATCGGAGGACGATATCTACCAA AGGACATGGGACGAAACAGATAAGTTGGTGGATGAAGAGTACAGCAGTGGTGGAGCTGTCGACAAGTCAAAATGGGCTTGGATGAAAGCTATAACATATTTGGTTCTAGGGTTTGTTGTATTGGCAGTTTTAGCAGAACCTCTTATAGATAGTGTTCAGGATTTCTCCACAGCTGCAAGCATCCCTTCTTTCTTTGTATCATTTGTGCTAGTCCCCTTGGCAACCAATGCCAGACAAGCCACTTCAGCGATTAAGGCAGCTTCAAGAAAAACACCAAGAACCACATCTTTGACATTTTCTGAG ATTTATGGTGGGGTGTTTATGAACAATGTTCTGGGATTTTCTGTGTTGCTAGCCATAATTTATGCTCGTGAAATGGCTTGGGATTTTTCTGCTGAAGTTTTAGTAGTTCTAATTGTCTGCACTGTGATGGGTCTCATTGCAAGCTTCGTCTCCACCTTTTCCCTTTGGACATCATTCTTGGCCTACCTTCTATACccaatttcattgcttttaGTCTATATTCTCAATGATGTTCTCAATTATACTTGA
- the LOC126589887 gene encoding uncharacterized protein At5g64816-like, giving the protein MVEVWWSLLAAIPAVVAGQAFRVKKRRGEEQRLKSARGREKSSDEIFVCERVCTSKRMLKKVGAFSKDPIPDTCVTVCGVSELDACADACARTVCVNQHQVPNWNDICLRRCQSECLKLSSSNPL; this is encoded by the coding sequence ATGGTGGAAGTGTGGTGGTCCCTCTTAGCCGCTATCCCTGCAGTAGTTGCAGGACAAGCGTTTCGAGTGAAGAAAAGGCGTGGCGAAGAGCAGAGATTAAAGAGCGCTAGAGGGAGGGAGAAGAGTTCTGATGAGATTTTTGTCTGCGAAAGGGTATGCACGTCGAAGAGAATGCTGAAAAAGGTTGGTGCATTCTCAAAGGACCCAATTCCTGATACTTGTGTTACCGTTTGCGGTGTTTCTGAGCTCGATGCGTGTGCTGATGCGTGTGCCCGCACTGTCTGCGTAAACCAACATCAAGTACCGAATTGGAACGACATCTGCCTTCGGAGATGCCAGAGTGAGTGTTTGAAACTCTCTTCTTCAAATCCTCTTTAA
- the LOC126589884 gene encoding sodium/calcium exchanger NCL-like produces MSKPADVSFFLLLLVLCGQAHGGRVLLSDFIHSTSPGLISDGVHHRSHSFAPYLALNNSFSAADSTCDQTYGFLPCTTTVIGNLFLILVYGYLMYSAATYLSNGSELLLEILGPGIIGGLFLPILGALPDAMLILVSGLSGTTETAQSQVSVGMGLLAGSTVMLISVIWGSCVFVGKCDIEGSVAIDNRDTKGFSITGSGVSTDIWTTYAAMIMIVSVIPFLIVQLPQLLDSTSARRLAVLISLIVSVVLLLSYCIYQVFQPWIQRRKIAYAKHKHVISGVLQQLKKRALGKLLNDEGEPDEEIIKKLFDTIDVDRNGFLSASELKALIVGIKFDEIQFDNDDAVAKLMTDFDTSCDSQISFTEFCAGISKWLNEAKRHGDTSTDSGNHTMKFLTDFHERTKEEHALLGANGQSDEVDEGVENVKRTSIKAGLMLLGGTLIAAAFADPLVDAVDDFSDATSIPTFFISFIALPLATNSSEAVSAIIFASRKKIRTASLTFSELYGAVTMNNLLCLAVFLALVYVRGLTWDFSAEVLVILIVCIVMGLLGSFRTVFPLWTSSIAFLLYPFSLALVYVLDYVLGWS; encoded by the exons ATGTCTAAACCCGCTGACGTGtcattcttcctcctcctcctggtCCTCTGCGGCCAGGCCCACGGAGGCCGTGTGCTCCTCTCCGACTTCATCCACTCCACGTCGCCCGGTCTTATCTCCGATGGAGTCCACCACCGGTCTCACTCCTTCGCGCCCTACCTCGCTCTCAACAACTCCTTCTCGGCAGCGGACTCCACCTGCGACCAGACCTACGGGTTCTTGCCCTGCACCACCACCGTGATCGGGAACCTGTTCCTGATTCTGGTATACGGCTACTTGATGTACTCGGCCGCCACCTACCTCTCCAATGGCAGCGAGCTCCTGCTCGAGATTCTCGGCCCCGGTATCATCGGAGGCTTGTTCCTCCCCATCCTCGGCGCCCTTCCCGACGCCATGCTCATTCTCG TATCCGGGCTTTCTGGAACTACGGAAACTGCTCAAAGTCAGGTCTCTGTTGGAATGGGCTTGCTAGCTGGTTCTACTGTAATGCTTATTTCAGTAATATGGGGTTCCTGTGTTTTCGTCGGCAAGTGTGACATTGAGGGATCGGTTGCCATAGATAACAGAGATACAAAAGGGTTTAGCATAACTG GTTCTGGTGTCAGTACTGATATCTGGACAACCTATGCTGCAATGATTATGATTGTATCCGTCATCCCATTTCTTATTGTGCAATTACCGCAGCTCCTCGATTCCACCTCTGCTAGACGCCTTGCAGTTCTGATTTCACTCATTGTCTCTGTCGTGCTTTTGCTTTCCTATTGCATTTATCAG GTGTTTCAGCCTTGGATCCAGAGAAGAAAAATTGCTTATGCAAAGCACAAGCATGTTATATCAGGAGTCTTACAACAGCTGAAGAAGCGTGCATTGGGAAAGCTTCTTAATGATGAGGGTGAACCTGATGAAGAAATTATCAAAAa GTTGTTTGATACAATTGATGTGGATAGGAATGGGTTTCTTTCAGCTTCCGAATTAAAAGCACTAATTGTAGGAATCAAGTTTGATGAAATACAGTTTGATAACGATGATGCTGTAGCTAAACTGATGACTGATTTTGACACTTCTTGTGATTCCCAAATCAGTTTTACTGAGTTCTGTGCTGGTATCTCAAAATGGCTCAATGAGGCAAAGCGTCACGGAGATACCAGTACTGACTCTGGTAATCATACAATGAAGTTTTTAACAGACTTTCACGAG CGAACAAAAGAAGAGCACGCTCTTTTGGGGGCGAATGGCCAAAGTGATGAGGTTGATGAGGGTGTTGAGAATGTTAAGCGGACCTCCATCAAAGCAGGATTAATGTTGTTGGGAGGAACTCTGATTGCAGCTGCATTTGCAGATCCCTTGGTAGATGCTGTTGATGATTTCTCCGATGCCACAAGCATTCCAACTTTCTTCATCTCATTCATTGCACTTCCTCTGGCTACTAATTCTAGTGAGGCTGTATCTGCGATTATCTTTGCCAGCCGCAAAAAGATAAGGACGGCCTCGTTAACATTTTCTGAG TTGTACGGTGCAGTAACCATGAATAACCTGCTCTGCCTAGCAGTATTTTTGGCTCTGGTTTACGTTAGAGGATTAACGTGGGACTTCTCAGCCGAAGTCCTCGTGATTCTCATCGTTTGCATTGTAATGGGTCTTCTAGGCAGTTTCCGCACTGTCTTCCCTCTTTGGACGTCTTCAATTGCTTTCCTTCTCTACCCATTCTCCCTGGCACTGGTTTACGTCCTCGACTATGTTCTTGGATGGTCATAG